A region from the Nesterenkonia lacusekhoensis genome encodes:
- the moaC gene encoding cyclic pyranopterin monophosphate synthase MoaC produces MAETSHLTHVRADGSAHMVDVSGKDITSRTARAQAVVTTTDEVIGLLGQDGLPKGDALGTARIAGIMAAKKTPELVPLCHPLPVAKVTVDFQLGTPDAASVLITTEVKTTSRTGVEIEALTAASVAALTLYDMIKAVDKSAVIGDQKVLSKTGGASGEWSRDE; encoded by the coding sequence ATGGCTGAGACCTCACACCTGACCCACGTCCGTGCCGACGGCAGCGCCCACATGGTGGATGTCTCCGGCAAGGACATCACCTCCCGCACCGCCCGAGCCCAGGCCGTGGTCACCACCACCGACGAGGTGATCGGCCTGCTCGGCCAGGACGGCCTGCCCAAGGGCGATGCGCTGGGCACCGCGCGCATCGCCGGGATCATGGCGGCCAAGAAGACCCCGGAGCTGGTGCCGCTGTGCCACCCTCTGCCGGTGGCCAAGGTGACCGTGGACTTCCAGCTGGGAACCCCCGACGCCGCCAGCGTGCTGATCACCACAGAGGTCAAGACCACCTCCCGCACCGGCGTGGAGATCGAGGCGCTCACCGCCGCCTCTGTGGCCGCTCTGACCCTCTACGACATGATCAAAGCCGTGGACAAGTCTGCGGTGATCGGCGACCAGAAGGTCCTGTCCAAGACCGGCGGGGCCAGTGGGGAGTGGAGCCGCGATGAGTGA
- a CDS encoding MoaD/ThiS family protein, which translates to MSTETTASENAAGQNTAPDADAGTTTGAVTVGMVTVRFYAGAAEAAGTEERQLALSEDQGLDEFLARLPELIEAPSLERVCSRSSFLVNGVRTKRESGTLSPGDQLDVLPPFAGG; encoded by the coding sequence ATGAGCACAGAGACCACAGCTTCGGAGAATGCGGCTGGGCAGAACACAGCACCCGACGCCGACGCCGGCACCACCACTGGCGCGGTCACGGTTGGAATGGTCACAGTCCGCTTCTATGCCGGCGCAGCTGAGGCCGCCGGAACCGAGGAACGTCAGCTGGCGCTGAGCGAGGATCAGGGGCTGGATGAGTTCCTGGCTCGGCTGCCGGAGCTGATCGAGGCGCCGTCGCTGGAGCGGGTGTGCTCGCGCAGCTCATTCCTGGTCAACGGCGTGCGCACCAAGCGTGAGAGCGGCACCCTCTCCCCCGGCGACCAGCTGGATGTGCTGCCTCCGTTTGCCGGGGGTTGA
- the galT gene encoding galactose-1-phosphate uridylyltransferase, whose amino-acid sequence MNLTHAHLADGRDIFFFDDEPRERTVEDPREITRPEGGNEMRFDPFLQEWVAIAAARQNRTHLPSSDQCPLCPSTPERASEIPQAQYDVAVFENRFPSFRGDEPVPADLLSTSDAEQEAAGLVQPGSGRCEVVCFTDDHTSQLAQATTTRMRTVVDAWAARSEALLQMPGVEQVYCFENRGEEIGVTLHHPHGQIYGYPFITPRTRRILDSAESYRQRRDSDLFADVLAAEQAEGSRIVRRTEHWTAFIPAWARWPVELQIWPNRPIERLPELTEAERDDFAELYLDMLRRGDRLFSGRLPYISGWQQAPRSASQGLMRLHCQLFSIRRAENKLKYLAGSESGMGVFINDIAPEEMAQRLRDLAEDAADPAAADPAAAGTASTEEEA is encoded by the coding sequence ATGAATCTGACCCACGCCCATCTCGCCGACGGGCGGGACATCTTCTTCTTCGACGACGAGCCGCGCGAGCGGACCGTCGAGGACCCCCGGGAGATCACCCGGCCCGAAGGCGGCAACGAGATGCGCTTCGACCCCTTCCTCCAGGAGTGGGTGGCCATCGCCGCGGCTCGGCAGAACCGCACCCATCTGCCCAGCAGCGACCAGTGCCCGCTGTGCCCCTCCACCCCGGAGCGCGCCAGCGAGATCCCGCAGGCCCAGTACGACGTCGCCGTCTTCGAGAACCGCTTCCCCTCCTTCCGCGGCGACGAGCCGGTCCCCGCGGACCTGCTGAGCACCAGCGACGCCGAGCAGGAGGCCGCCGGACTGGTCCAGCCCGGCTCGGGGCGCTGCGAAGTCGTCTGCTTCACCGATGACCACACCTCCCAGCTGGCACAGGCCACCACCACGCGCATGCGCACGGTGGTCGACGCCTGGGCCGCCCGCAGCGAGGCGCTGCTGCAGATGCCCGGAGTGGAGCAGGTCTACTGCTTCGAGAACCGGGGTGAGGAGATCGGGGTGACCCTGCACCACCCCCACGGTCAGATCTATGGTTACCCCTTCATCACTCCTCGGACCCGCCGGATCCTGGACTCCGCAGAGAGCTACCGCCAGCGCCGGGACTCGGACCTGTTCGCCGACGTGCTCGCCGCGGAACAGGCTGAGGGCAGCCGCATCGTCCGCCGCACTGAGCACTGGACCGCCTTCATCCCCGCCTGGGCCCGCTGGCCTGTGGAGCTGCAGATCTGGCCCAACCGGCCGATCGAACGGCTGCCCGAGCTCACCGAGGCCGAGCGCGACGACTTCGCCGAGCTGTACCTGGACATGCTCCGCCGCGGCGACCGGCTCTTCAGCGGCCGACTGCCCTATATCTCCGGCTGGCAGCAGGCTCCGCGCTCAGCCTCCCAGGGCCTGATGCGTCTGCACTGCCAGCTCTTCTCCATCCGACGGGCGGAGAACAAGCTGAAGTACCTGGCCGGATCCGAGTCCGGCATGGGCGTGTTCATCAACGACATCGCTCCCGAAGAGATGGCCCAGCGTCTGCGCGACCTCGCCGAGGATGCAGCAGACCCAGCCGCAGCAGACCCAGCGGCAGCCGGCACCGCCAGCACAGAAGAGGAGGCCTGA
- a CDS encoding M16 family metallopeptidase, with amino-acid sequence MRVTIEPHTEGILNADPGSTVRRTVLPSGVRVLTEEMPAQRSITIGFWIAVGSRDEADHQHGSTHFLEHLLFKGTRQRSALDIAAAFDAVGGESNAMTGKESTCYYARVLDTDLPMAVDVLTDMVTSATLDPAEMETERGVILEELAMDEDDPMDVAHERFGEQVMDGHPLGRPIGGTPEEIKAATSEDVFAHFKRWYTPGELVITAAGGLDHDHLCRLITEALGRSSWDISTPGSPAERRVGHEELISVREGVETITKPIEQAQVILGGRGGSASDPDRFSLSVLHAVLGGGMSSRLFQEVRERRGLAYSTYSFSAAFTDAGHFGLYAGCLPEKVDQVTGVLTSELERIATEPVTEEELARAKGQLRGGTVLGMEETSSRMSRLGRAELVRGEFVDISDTLSQLEQVTAEDVLRVGRRMAESPRAVTVVAPS; translated from the coding sequence ATGCGCGTGACGATCGAACCCCATACCGAAGGCATCCTCAACGCCGACCCCGGCTCCACCGTCCGGCGCACCGTCCTTCCCTCCGGAGTGCGCGTGCTGACCGAGGAGATGCCCGCGCAGCGCTCGATCACCATCGGGTTCTGGATCGCAGTGGGCTCCCGCGACGAGGCTGACCACCAGCACGGTTCCACCCACTTCCTGGAGCACCTGCTGTTCAAGGGCACCCGGCAACGCTCCGCCCTGGACATCGCCGCGGCCTTCGACGCCGTGGGCGGGGAATCCAACGCCATGACCGGCAAGGAATCCACCTGCTACTACGCCCGAGTGCTGGATACCGACCTGCCCATGGCCGTGGACGTGCTGACCGATATGGTCACCTCCGCCACCCTCGACCCGGCCGAGATGGAGACCGAGCGCGGGGTCATCCTCGAAGAGCTCGCCATGGACGAGGACGACCCGATGGACGTGGCCCACGAGCGCTTCGGCGAACAGGTCATGGACGGCCACCCGCTGGGCCGGCCCATCGGCGGTACTCCCGAGGAGATCAAGGCCGCCACCAGTGAGGACGTCTTCGCCCACTTCAAGCGCTGGTACACCCCCGGCGAGCTGGTCATCACCGCCGCCGGCGGCCTGGACCACGACCACCTCTGCCGCCTGATCACCGAGGCGCTGGGCAGATCCTCCTGGGACATCAGCACTCCGGGCTCGCCGGCCGAACGCCGGGTGGGCCACGAGGAGCTCATCTCGGTGCGCGAAGGCGTGGAGACCATCACCAAGCCGATCGAGCAGGCCCAGGTCATCCTGGGCGGCCGCGGCGGATCTGCCTCCGACCCGGACCGATTTTCGCTCTCGGTGCTGCACGCGGTGCTGGGTGGAGGTATGTCCTCCCGGCTGTTCCAGGAGGTCCGCGAGCGCCGCGGCCTGGCCTACTCCACCTACTCCTTCTCCGCAGCCTTCACCGACGCCGGCCACTTCGGCCTCTACGCCGGCTGCCTGCCGGAGAAGGTCGACCAGGTCACCGGCGTGCTGACCTCCGAGCTGGAACGCATCGCCACCGAGCCGGTCACCGAGGAGGAGCTCGCCCGAGCCAAGGGTCAGCTGCGCGGCGGCACAGTGCTGGGCATGGAGGAGACCTCCTCACGGATGTCCCGATTGGGCCGGGCAGAGCTGGTCCGCGGCGAGTTCGTGGATATCTCCGACACCCTCAGCCAGCTCGAACAGGTCACCGCCGAGGACGTGCTGCGCGTGGGCCGCCGCATGGCGGAATCCCCGCGCGCGGTGACCGTGGTGGCGCCGAGCTGA
- a CDS encoding DeoR/GlpR family DNA-binding transcription regulator, with product MLAAQRRAAIRSLIEAEGALSVSDLAARFEVSDMTIRRDLDALSAAGHLAKVHGGAVAAEDAEPHHRTEEPGFEAKFLQQEAEKSAIAQEALALVEPGMSVGLSAGTTTWTLAQRLTAVPDLTVVTNSPRIADTFHSAGDSQTVILTGGVRTPSDALVGPLAVNSLKTLHLDLLFFGTHGFSARTGFTTPNLLEAETNRALIGTAQRAVALADHSKWGVVGIATYAALEEIHTLITDAGLSREAQQELQEHVDHVVLAQTTSARTTSAHTASEQPTPRSRP from the coding sequence GTGCTGGCAGCTCAACGGCGAGCGGCGATCCGCAGCCTCATCGAAGCCGAAGGAGCCCTCAGCGTCTCCGATCTCGCGGCCCGCTTCGAGGTCTCCGATATGACCATCCGCAGAGACCTCGATGCTCTCTCGGCCGCAGGCCACCTGGCCAAGGTCCACGGCGGAGCAGTGGCCGCAGAGGATGCCGAACCCCATCACCGCACCGAGGAGCCCGGCTTCGAAGCCAAGTTCCTCCAGCAGGAGGCCGAGAAGAGCGCGATCGCACAGGAGGCCCTCGCCCTGGTCGAGCCTGGGATGTCCGTGGGGCTCTCCGCCGGCACCACCACCTGGACCCTCGCCCAGCGGCTGACCGCCGTGCCCGATCTGACCGTGGTGACGAACTCGCCGCGCATCGCAGACACCTTCCACAGCGCCGGCGACAGCCAGACCGTGATCCTCACCGGGGGAGTGCGCACCCCCTCCGACGCCCTGGTCGGGCCGCTGGCGGTGAACTCGCTGAAGACCCTGCACCTGGACCTGCTGTTCTTCGGCACGCACGGCTTCTCCGCCCGCACAGGCTTCACCACCCCCAACCTTCTCGAGGCTGAGACCAACCGGGCGCTGATCGGCACCGCCCAGCGCGCAGTGGCACTGGCCGATCACAGCAAATGGGGAGTGGTCGGCATCGCCACCTACGCCGCGCTGGAGGAGATCCATACGCTGATCACCGACGCCGGCCTGAGCCGCGAGGCCCAGCAGGAGCTTCAGGAGCACGTCGACCACGTGGTCCTCGCCCAGACCACATCAGCCCGGACCACATCAGCCCACACCGCATCCGAACAGCCCACCCCGAGGAGCCGTCCATGA
- the dapB gene encoding 4-hydroxy-tetrahydrodipicolinate reductase, whose translation MSEAAIRTAVLGAQGRMGAEAVKAVDNAEDMELVAALGRGDSLEMVLEAGATHLVDLTVPDVTEDNVRFAVENGLHAVVGTTGWDGERLERLETLLQQHPEVGVLIAPNFALGSVLASAFAAKAAQYFESAEIIELHHPEKVDAPSGTAARTAELMGRARREAGVGPSPDATQKDPDGARGAVVEDVHVHSVRLRGLVAHQEVLLGSAGEQLSFRHDSFDRASFMPGVLLGLRTAASRPGLTHGLDGYLDLGL comes from the coding sequence ATGAGTGAAGCAGCCATTCGTACAGCCGTCCTGGGTGCCCAGGGACGCATGGGAGCCGAGGCCGTGAAGGCCGTCGACAATGCCGAGGACATGGAGCTGGTGGCCGCGCTGGGCCGCGGCGACTCCCTGGAGATGGTCCTGGAGGCCGGAGCCACCCACCTCGTGGACCTGACCGTCCCAGACGTCACCGAGGACAACGTGCGCTTTGCCGTGGAGAACGGACTGCACGCCGTGGTCGGGACCACCGGCTGGGACGGCGAGCGCCTGGAACGCTTGGAGACCCTGCTGCAGCAACACCCTGAGGTCGGCGTGCTGATCGCCCCGAACTTCGCCCTGGGCTCCGTGCTGGCCTCCGCCTTCGCCGCGAAGGCCGCCCAGTACTTCGAGTCCGCAGAGATCATCGAGCTGCACCACCCCGAGAAGGTCGACGCCCCCTCCGGCACCGCGGCTCGGACCGCCGAGCTGATGGGACGCGCCCGGCGAGAGGCCGGCGTCGGGCCCTCCCCGGACGCCACGCAGAAGGACCCTGACGGTGCCCGCGGTGCCGTGGTGGAGGATGTCCACGTCCACTCGGTGCGACTGCGCGGTCTGGTGGCCCATCAGGAGGTGCTGCTGGGCTCGGCCGGCGAGCAGCTGAGCTTCCGGCATGACTCCTTCGATCGCGCCTCCTTCATGCCCGGCGTGCTGCTGGGCCTGCGCACCGCCGCCTCCCGGCCGGGTCTGACCCACGGGCTGGACGGCTATCTGGACCTGGGCCTCTAG
- a CDS encoding Fic family protein, with the protein MKPEQFSPEAPGTLRRIQGVDPRTQKSWETHAFLPHDLPLELTLNPDVQLTLGKADRALGGLNAFLSLIPNPQWLVRPSLSREAVSTSALEGTYASLEEVMEADYLDEKASSAQVREVRNYLDAADRSLELLKTRPVSRRLLEELQLILVKGTRGEAYDSGQIRQRQVFIGGSGRSVQDARFVPPPPGEALDEGISSWEKWINTAERIHPLVRVALGHYQFETLHPFSDGNGRIGRLVVTLQLIDQGLLDYPVLNLASWLEPRRDEYIDLLLAVSQTGAVEEWLTFFLRGVAEQAEATTNTMKDLLALRESMLNQLREAKDRSIATRIAGDLIETPIFDVAAVARRYEVTHQAASNAVRKLTDLNLVEQVGQSDYKRLYISRHVMEILNSL; encoded by the coding sequence GTGAAGCCAGAGCAGTTCAGTCCGGAAGCGCCAGGCACGCTCCGTCGTATTCAAGGTGTAGATCCTAGAACCCAAAAGAGCTGGGAGACCCATGCCTTCCTCCCACACGATCTGCCCCTTGAGCTGACCCTCAACCCCGACGTTCAGCTCACGCTCGGAAAGGCAGATCGTGCGCTGGGTGGGCTCAACGCGTTCTTGTCCCTGATTCCCAATCCACAGTGGCTCGTCCGGCCGTCACTGTCTCGTGAAGCGGTCTCGACCTCAGCCCTCGAAGGGACATACGCGTCTCTGGAGGAGGTCATGGAGGCGGACTATCTGGATGAGAAGGCTTCAAGCGCTCAAGTCCGTGAGGTTCGAAACTACCTGGATGCGGCGGACCGTTCACTGGAGCTGCTCAAGACCCGCCCCGTTTCCCGACGGCTGCTGGAAGAGCTCCAGCTCATCCTGGTGAAGGGCACACGAGGGGAAGCCTATGACTCCGGACAGATCCGACAGAGGCAGGTATTCATCGGTGGCAGCGGCCGGTCTGTCCAGGACGCTCGCTTTGTCCCGCCGCCGCCGGGAGAGGCGTTGGACGAAGGGATTTCATCATGGGAAAAGTGGATCAACACTGCTGAACGTATCCATCCTCTGGTGCGGGTGGCGCTGGGGCACTACCAATTTGAGACCCTGCATCCGTTCTCTGACGGAAACGGGCGCATCGGTCGTCTGGTGGTCACGCTCCAGCTCATAGACCAAGGTCTGCTCGATTACCCGGTGCTGAATCTGGCGTCCTGGCTTGAGCCGCGGCGTGATGAATATATAGACCTTCTACTGGCGGTGAGTCAGACAGGAGCCGTTGAAGAGTGGCTGACGTTCTTTCTTCGTGGTGTGGCTGAACAGGCAGAAGCGACAACCAATACCATGAAGGACCTGCTGGCGCTCCGAGAAAGCATGCTGAACCAACTGCGGGAAGCGAAGGACCGGAGCATCGCCACACGTATAGCAGGTGATCTGATCGAAACTCCCATTTTTGACGTGGCTGCGGTCGCTCGTCGCTACGAGGTCACTCATCAGGCGGCGAGTAACGCAGTGCGTAAGCTGACAGACCTAAACCTCGTAGAGCAGGTGGGGCAGAGCGACTATAAGCGGCTCTATATCTCTCGGCACGTTATGGAGATTCTGAACTCTCTCTGA
- a CDS encoding MogA/MoaB family molybdenum cofactor biosynthesis protein, with protein sequence MTDSSEIADSSEASDRVIAPVIVSSRAATGVREDESTPVIAEFAESIGFGCRPPVLIPDGEGVLAALSELLVQIAPAVIITSGGTGLTPDDLTPEYTKPLLDKEIPGIMEAVRAHGRENTPLAALSRGMAGVAEGTVIVNLPGSPKAVREGMEVLSELLPHLCDQVADIRRHDAWGGDGRGDGLGGAAG encoded by the coding sequence ATGACCGACAGCTCAGAGATTGCTGACAGTTCGGAGGCCAGTGACCGGGTGATCGCCCCAGTGATCGTCTCCAGCCGGGCGGCCACCGGAGTCCGCGAGGACGAATCCACTCCGGTGATCGCCGAATTCGCAGAGTCCATCGGCTTCGGCTGCCGGCCCCCGGTGCTCATCCCGGATGGGGAGGGCGTGCTCGCTGCGCTCTCCGAGCTGCTGGTCCAGATCGCCCCGGCGGTCATCATCACCTCCGGCGGCACAGGGCTGACCCCCGATGACCTCACTCCGGAGTACACCAAGCCGCTGCTGGACAAGGAGATCCCCGGAATCATGGAGGCGGTGCGCGCCCATGGCCGGGAGAACACGCCGTTGGCCGCGCTCAGCCGCGGAATGGCCGGCGTGGCCGAAGGTACGGTCATCGTGAACCTGCCGGGTTCGCCGAAGGCAGTCCGCGAAGGCATGGAGGTCCTGTCCGAGCTGCTCCCGCACCTGTGCGACCAGGTGGCTGACATCCGCAGGCATGATGCCTGGGGCGGCGACGGCCGCGGGGACGGCCTGGGCGGAGCGGCCGGATGA
- a CDS encoding molybdenum cofactor biosynthesis protein MoaE — MSAAAESDDHSLLNREGLTAEQSAESAEDRVVAAFLGEQPLDPAQAEAQAWSERAGAVVVFSGIVRNHDAGQPVHTLNYTAHPSAEQRLKEVALGLAAEHESIRVWVGHRVGGLEIGDHALVAAVASGHRQEAFAACADLVEQIKAEVPIWKEQFFADGTREWVGL; from the coding sequence ATGAGTGCTGCGGCAGAGTCTGACGATCATTCGCTGCTCAACCGTGAAGGCCTGACCGCCGAGCAGTCGGCGGAGAGCGCCGAGGACCGGGTGGTCGCCGCCTTCCTCGGCGAGCAGCCCCTGGACCCGGCCCAGGCGGAGGCGCAGGCCTGGTCGGAGCGGGCGGGCGCCGTCGTCGTCTTCTCCGGGATTGTGCGCAACCACGACGCCGGCCAGCCGGTCCATACGCTGAACTACACGGCCCACCCGAGTGCGGAGCAGAGACTGAAGGAGGTCGCCCTCGGGCTGGCCGCCGAGCATGAGAGCATCCGCGTGTGGGTGGGTCACCGTGTGGGCGGCCTGGAGATCGGCGATCACGCCCTGGTGGCGGCCGTGGCCTCCGGGCACCGGCAGGAGGCCTTCGCGGCCTGTGCCGACCTGGTGGAGCAGATCAAGGCTGAGGTGCCCATCTGGAAGGAGCAGTTCTTCGCAGACGGCACCAGAGAATGGGTAGGCCTGTAG
- the moaA gene encoding GTP 3',8-cyclase MoaA, which produces MTGSAAPVALGMPSLPRDVDGADPAQGLMDSFGRRATDLRISLIDKCNLRCTYCMPAEGLPWLKKDQLMTPDEIRRLVRLAVETLGIRELRLTGGEPLVRADLLEIISGLRADHPDLPIAMTTNAIGLEKKAQALADAGLSRINVSLDSLHRETFAQLTRRDSLDKVLTGVEAAAQAGLTPLKINAVLMRGINDREAPELLAWSLEQGYELRFIEQMPLDGEENWKREGTVSAAETRELLSQRFRLVPSQENRDGAPAERFDVYEPHGGDKDDDDKHDAGAHGAGTFLGRVGVIASVTEPFCADCRRTRITAEGRVMSCLFSNEEFDLMHILRDPEATDADVAQRWAEAMWVKPAAHGTDRPGFELESFHRPGRSMSAIGG; this is translated from the coding sequence ATGACTGGATCGGCTGCACCGGTTGCCCTGGGGATGCCCTCGCTCCCCCGCGACGTCGACGGGGCTGACCCCGCCCAGGGCCTGATGGACTCCTTCGGGCGCCGAGCCACGGACCTGCGGATCTCGCTGATCGATAAGTGCAATCTGCGCTGCACCTACTGCATGCCTGCCGAGGGCCTGCCGTGGCTGAAGAAGGACCAGCTGATGACCCCGGATGAGATCCGACGTCTGGTGCGGCTGGCGGTGGAGACCCTGGGCATCCGGGAGCTGCGCCTGACCGGCGGAGAGCCGCTGGTCAGGGCCGACCTGCTGGAGATCATCTCCGGGCTGCGTGCGGATCACCCGGATCTTCCGATCGCGATGACCACCAACGCGATCGGTCTGGAGAAGAAGGCCCAGGCGCTGGCCGACGCCGGACTGAGCCGGATCAACGTCTCCTTGGATTCGCTGCACCGGGAGACCTTCGCTCAGCTGACCCGGCGGGATTCGCTGGACAAGGTGCTCACCGGGGTGGAGGCCGCTGCCCAGGCCGGGCTGACGCCGCTGAAGATCAACGCGGTGCTGATGCGCGGCATCAATGACCGGGAGGCCCCGGAGCTGCTGGCCTGGTCCTTGGAGCAGGGCTATGAGCTGCGGTTCATCGAGCAGATGCCCCTGGACGGCGAGGAGAACTGGAAGCGCGAGGGCACGGTCAGTGCCGCCGAGACCCGTGAGCTGCTGTCCCAGCGGTTCCGGCTGGTCCCGTCGCAGGAGAACCGCGACGGCGCCCCGGCCGAGCGCTTCGACGTCTATGAGCCGCACGGCGGTGACAAGGACGACGATGACAAGCACGACGCCGGCGCACACGGTGCCGGTACGTTCCTCGGCCGGGTGGGGGTGATCGCCTCGGTGACGGAGCCGTTCTGCGCCGACTGCCGGCGCACTCGCATCACCGCGGAGGGCCGGGTGATGAGCTGCCTGTTCTCGAATGAGGAGTTCGACCTGATGCATATTCTGCGGGACCCGGAGGCCACCGACGCCGATGTGGCCCAGCGCTGGGCAGAGGCCATGTGGGTCAAGCCCGCCGCCCACGGCACGGACCGGCCCGGTTTTGAGCTGGAGTCCTTCCACCGGCCGGGACGTTCGATGAGCGCGATCGGAGGCTGA
- the glp gene encoding gephyrin-like molybdotransferase Glp: MSSDSQRASVETHIQRLTDVLGAAISSRAVETVQLSTSGLVGRLAAETLTAPIPLPGFDNSQMDGFAVRIHDITPDDAGRAALPLAGAVAAGSDHAELPPGAAMAVMTGAPIPEGADLVIPVEKTTAGSFDHMELPEEPEPEAPHHRKHRFFGYKAPLLMSTELYQTEPAESPLETGTSVEFLGLIPADLEPGRFIRRAGSDIAVGDTLLEQGMVLTPARLGVLAACGVTEVTLVTRTKVLVLSTGDEVRTPGSVLRPGQLYDANSSLIAATLETFGCAVETARVGTDDPSWFMENLEALVALHHPHVIVTAGGISKGAYEVVRQALGSRGVEFGSVAQQPGGPQGWGLIHVESPAREDPPLAVVALPGNPVSCAVSLETLVRPALAAVGSVCPPQRRVKVRVDEQLSSPAGLRQFRRVRFTAEDVVETVGGPSSHLLGSLAQADALLEILEDDTELAPGTVREAILLTGRKAHG; the protein is encoded by the coding sequence ATGTCCTCCGATTCCCAACGCGCCTCCGTGGAGACGCACATCCAGCGGCTGACCGACGTGCTGGGTGCCGCGATCAGCAGCCGCGCCGTCGAGACCGTCCAGCTCTCCACCAGCGGACTGGTGGGCCGGCTGGCCGCTGAGACCCTCACCGCCCCCATCCCGCTGCCCGGGTTCGACAACTCGCAGATGGACGGGTTCGCCGTGCGGATCCACGACATCACCCCCGACGACGCCGGCCGGGCCGCTCTGCCGCTGGCCGGGGCCGTCGCCGCCGGCTCCGACCACGCCGAGCTCCCGCCCGGTGCCGCCATGGCGGTGATGACCGGTGCCCCCATCCCAGAAGGCGCGGATCTGGTCATCCCGGTGGAGAAGACCACAGCAGGCTCCTTCGACCACATGGAGCTGCCCGAGGAACCGGAGCCGGAGGCCCCGCACCACCGCAAGCATCGCTTCTTCGGCTATAAGGCCCCGCTGCTGATGAGCACTGAGCTCTACCAGACCGAACCTGCCGAATCGCCCCTGGAGACCGGCACCAGTGTGGAGTTCCTCGGACTGATCCCGGCTGACCTGGAGCCGGGGAGGTTCATCCGCCGGGCCGGCTCCGACATCGCCGTGGGGGACACGCTGCTGGAGCAGGGCATGGTGCTCACCCCCGCCCGGCTGGGCGTGCTGGCGGCCTGCGGGGTCACCGAGGTGACGCTGGTGACCCGCACCAAGGTCCTGGTGCTCAGCACCGGCGACGAAGTCCGTACCCCCGGCTCCGTCCTGCGTCCCGGTCAGCTCTATGACGCGAATTCCTCGCTGATCGCCGCCACGCTGGAGACCTTCGGCTGCGCCGTGGAGACCGCCCGAGTGGGCACTGATGATCCCAGCTGGTTCATGGAGAATCTCGAGGCCCTCGTGGCACTGCACCATCCGCATGTGATCGTCACCGCCGGCGGCATCAGCAAGGGCGCCTACGAGGTGGTCCGCCAAGCCTTGGGCTCACGGGGCGTGGAGTTCGGCTCCGTGGCCCAGCAGCCCGGCGGTCCTCAGGGCTGGGGACTGATCCACGTGGAGAGCCCCGCCCGGGAGGACCCTCCGCTGGCGGTGGTGGCCCTGCCGGGCAACCCGGTCAGTTGCGCCGTCAGCCTGGAGACTCTGGTCCGGCCGGCGTTGGCCGCCGTCGGCTCGGTCTGCCCGCCGCAGCGCCGCGTGAAGGTCCGGGTGGACGAGCAGCTGAGCTCCCCGGCGGGTCTGCGGCAGTTCCGCCGGGTCCGGTTCACCGCTGAGGATGTGGTGGAGACCGTGGGCGGGCCGAGCTCACACCTGCTGGGCAGCCTGGCCCAGGCGGACGCCCTGCTGGAGATCCTCGAAGACGACACGGAGCTGGCCCCCGGCACCGTGCGCGAAGCGATCCTGCTGACCGGAAGGAAGGCTCATGGCTGA
- a CDS encoding galactokinase family protein, with product MAEKMTQGTWAAPGRVNLMGEHTDYNGGFVLPFALSQTTTVAAAVRDDRRVTVRSSRDDTDQSDTDQSGAAVEFSLDGLAPGEVDGWAAYVAGTLWALEQAGYRVPGLDLQVDSTVPV from the coding sequence ATGGCCGAGAAGATGACACAGGGGACCTGGGCCGCTCCGGGCCGGGTCAACCTCATGGGCGAGCACACCGACTACAACGGCGGCTTCGTCCTGCCCTTCGCCTTGTCGCAGACCACCACAGTGGCCGCCGCGGTCCGTGACGACCGCAGGGTCACCGTCCGGTCCTCCCGCGACGACACCGACCAGTCCGACACCGACCAGTCCGGCGCTGCCGTGGAGTTCAGCCTCGACGGGCTGGCCCCGGGCGAGGTCGACGGCTGGGCCGCCTATGTGGCCGGCACCCTCTGGGCCCTGGAGCAGGCGGGGTACCGGGTGCCCGGCCTGGATCTGCAGGTGGACTCGACTGTGCCGGTGTGA